Part of the Legionella cardiaca genome, GAAAATATCTCTAGCAGGCGAGTGCTGATTTTTACCAAACCTCATTTGTATTTTAGCGACACTACCCTTAATCAGATTAGAGCCTTATTACGGAACGAGTCCTCCTGCACCCTCATTGTAGGCAATACGTTGTTCAAAGATTTAAAACTTCTCAATAATATGCCCGTTCTTTTGCGCGCCAAATTTTTGCTCAAAAAATTAAAAGACTACCCTATTACTGAAATTTTTTTTTCGCATGATATAAGTAGTGATTTTTGGAACCAAACTCTGATGCATGCCTTTCCTGAAGCAAATAGAATTTGTTATGGAGATGCTCTTGGGCTAGTTTATAGTCAACACCATTTCACGCAGCTGATGTATAGCATTAGAATAAACAATAAAATTTTATTAACCAATTTACTTGCTCGTCTGAAACGACGATTTATTTATCCGAACAAAAAAAATCAGTTACTAGCTAATCGAGCAATTTTGGCGATTCCTTGTGATCCAGGAAAGGATTTTTTAAATCAGTGTGAACTATCCATTGTTAGTCAGCAGGAGCTTCAAGACTGTGTGAAACAATTATCTGACTCTTTACCAGATTTTAAAGTACACATGAAAGAATTAATTCTTCAGAGTCAAAAACCTTGTTTTCTTTTAATGCCGAGTA contains:
- a CDS encoding polysialyltransferase family glycosyltransferase — protein: MTTYSLISIDHVNQLIPALAALKHFNARENISSRRVLIFTKPHLYFSDTTLNQIRALLRNESSCTLIVGNTLFKDLKLLNNMPVLLRAKFLLKKLKDYPITEIFFSHDISSDFWNQTLMHAFPEANRICYGDALGLVYSQHHFTQLMYSIRINNKILLTNLLARLKRRFIYPNKKNQLLANRAILAIPCDPGKDFLNQCELSIVSQQELQDCVKQLSDSLPDFKVHMKELILQSQKPCFLLMPSNFTESKLTTLENEIALYQDILSTHTPEESRIIIKPHPAHNPNFLQEIVRVLKRNYDVHLVDGQYYHLPIELAESLIQGCEILSVSYSSVSIPYIYNKPVKHVLTQKMIEDYFSKEKMHWFIESNNLYLRMIAALKDWNRTHALSI